One genomic region from Reichenbachiella ulvae encodes:
- a CDS encoding DUF481 domain-containing protein, translated as MKTTSLVLVFVFLSLPSLIFAQDTVVLSNGDDIVGEIKGMDKSVLTIETDYSSSDFEIEWENVVDLTSASVYIINLKDGSKIDGTINIKAKSATIKDEKTGESKTVALNEVVYLNSVSQGFWDKMSISIDGGYTHSKAGNNNQFTLRGNASYLSTRINPDIYFNFVQSAIDANDSVRAESKRNNYGGNFRIFFAKSWFGIFGADYLTSDELGLDLRSTYTLGLGYYPIKSNKMYLNVSAGAAINNEQLMDTSLGDNNTSTEGYLSAEYNAFNLNDISIVSDIKYYPGLSEQGRHRVNYKLDVKLDLPRDFYIGFGYTINYDNMPSSEGVDDSDYVIQTTIGWSL; from the coding sequence ATGAAAACTACCTCCCTTGTTCTCGTCTTTGTATTTTTATCACTTCCGTCCTTAATTTTTGCACAGGATACTGTAGTCCTAAGCAATGGAGATGATATAGTAGGAGAAATAAAAGGTATGGACAAAAGTGTCCTAACCATCGAAACCGATTACTCTTCCTCTGATTTTGAAATCGAATGGGAGAATGTGGTCGACCTCACTTCAGCCAGTGTCTATATCATCAATTTAAAGGATGGTAGCAAAATAGATGGCACGATCAATATCAAAGCCAAGTCTGCAACTATCAAGGATGAAAAAACCGGCGAAAGCAAAACTGTAGCTCTCAATGAAGTAGTATATCTGAATTCGGTCAGCCAGGGCTTTTGGGACAAAATGAGTATCTCTATAGATGGAGGCTACACCCACTCCAAGGCAGGAAATAACAATCAATTTACTCTTAGGGGGAATGCCTCATACCTATCTACCCGTATCAACCCTGACATCTACTTCAACTTCGTACAAAGTGCCATAGACGCCAACGATTCGGTACGTGCCGAGTCCAAAAGAAACAACTATGGCGGTAACTTCAGAATATTCTTTGCCAAATCATGGTTTGGAATCTTTGGAGCAGATTACCTGACATCTGATGAGTTGGGGCTGGATTTGCGATCTACCTACACACTTGGTTTGGGTTACTACCCTATTAAGAGCAACAAGATGTACCTCAACGTATCTGCCGGTGCTGCCATCAACAATGAGCAGCTGATGGACACGAGCCTGGGCGACAACAACACCAGTACGGAGGGTTATTTATCAGCCGAGTACAATGCTTTCAATCTCAATGACATCAGCATCGTCAGTGACATCAAATATTACCCAGGCCTTTCCGAGCAAGGAAGACACCGTGTCAACTATAAGTTGGATGTGAAGTTAGACTTACCACGAGATTTTTATATCGGGTTTGGTTACACCATCAACTACGACAACATGCCAAGTTCAGAAGGTGTAGATGATTCTGATTATGTGATTCAAACCACCATCGGTTGGAGTCTGTAA